The window ACGTGAGCTTGCCATCCGAGGCGGTTTTACCAACACGGAGTTTCGGCTGGGCGAGATCGAACATTTACCGGTGGCTGACAACTCGGTCGATGTCATTATTTCGAACTGTGTCATCAATTTGTCTCCGGATAAGCTTCAGGTATTCCGGGAAGCCTTTCGGGTGTTGAAACCGGGAGGGAGGCTGGCCATTACTGACGTGGTGAGGACGGCGGAATTTCCGGATGAAATCCAAAACGATCTCGAGGCGTTGTATCCAGGATGTATAGCTGGGGCGGCGTTCATAGGCGAGTTGGAATGGATGCTGCAACAGAGCGGATTTACCCGTATCGTCGTTGAACCAAAAGATGAATCAAAGGCGTTTATCAAAGATTGGCTGCCCGGAGTCAACATCGAAGATTATCTTGTGTCGGCGATAATTACAGCGATAAAGCCATGTACAGCTTCCACCGGTTAAGGTGAAAAAATTCTAGCAAAAATAGGTCGAAACTTCAGAAGACGACTTCATTGCCATGAAGTCGTCTTCCGTATTTTTATGGACTGGTTGCACCGTTCGTATCCGCTCTGTGATCGGTGTGCTTTTGCATGATGCTGTTTAGATGGTAAGCAATCGTCCGCCGGATGGTTTCCGGGGTAACGGTGCGGGGATCGATCAGGGCATGGATGACCAACCCGTCAATCAGCGCGTGAAGTCGTATGGCTTCCAGCTCAGCGTTTGTCTCAGGCGGGACCAGTCCGCAGCGGATGAGGGCATCTGTCAGTTTCTTGTAGAGAGCATATAATTCTTTCTGTGCCTCGGCCGCCAAGACGCCCAATGTGGGGTCCGCCAATGATTTGCCGATAAACGCGAGCCAGATGATGGCTTCGGTGATCCGTTCCTCATCCAGCGGTAGTGTTTCTCCGATGATGGTCTCGATGTCTTTGCGGATGTCTCCCGTCATACTCAGATTTTCGATGCGTTTTTTGATCCGCTCGCCGACCATTTTCAAAGAGAACGCCAACAAATCGTTCTGGCTTGAGAAATAATATCGCAAGGCCCCAAGAGACATCCCTGCTTCCTTGGCGACGCTTCGCACCGACACGCCTTCCAGACCCTCGCGGCGGATGATGCGCCATACGGCTTCTCCCAATTGTTTGCGTTTTGCTTCGTGATCCACGATTTTAGGCATGTTTTTATTCTAGCATGATTGTTTATTTCGTACAAATGTGCTAAAATAACCCCGTATTTTAATACAAATGTATTATAAAAAGAGACGCATGCGGGGAGAGGGTGGCGTATCATCATGATGGCAGCGTTGATTATCGCTTGTGAGATCGGGTTTTGGCTTTTTGTCGCGGCGGGCCTGTTCTGCCGGTATATCCTGAAGGCTCGCCGATTGGGCGCATGCTTGCTTTTCTGCACGGTTGCCGTCGATTTGGCGTTGTTAATCTTTACGGCAGTCGATCTGCGGAACGGCGCGACAGCCAGTTTCTTTCACGGTTTGGCCGCTGTTTACATTGGCGTGTCGATCGCTTTCGGGCATCGGATGATTCGCTGGGCGGACGAACGCTTCGCCTATTATTTCGCCCATGGTCCCTCTCCGACAGTGAAACCAAAGTTCGGAACGGCACACGCACGCTACGAGCGGCGGATGTGGTACCTTCATTTGCTGGGTTGGCTCATCGGGAGCGCAATCCTTTTCGGGATGATTCAAATTGTAGGCGACGAAAGCAGAACGACTGAACTGTGGCTGACGATTGTACGGTGGTCCATTGTGCTGGCCATTGATTTCATTTGGAGCTTTAGCTACACTTTGTGGCCTCGCAAAGCACAAACATGATGTTGTGATCCGTGAGGAATCAAACATGTATCTTTCATCTTGTTTTGATCTTGCATCGAACGCTCAAAGATTTTACTTCCTGGCCATTCTGTAGTAAAATAAAAGGCGTCAAGAAAATGATGTGCCCTTAGCTCAGTTGGATAGAGCGTCTGACTACGAATCAGAAGGTCGGGGGTTCGAATCCCTCAGGGCACACCACCTCCTTTACCAAAGGATGCCGAAGTGGCGGAACTGGCAGACGCGCACGACTCAAAATCGTGTGGGTTTATCCCGTGTCGGTTCGACTCCGACCTTCGGCACCAACCATACATGTCATGAAAGCTCTTAAGATTCCGGAGGTCTGATCTTAAGAGCTTTTTTGCGTGGCGTCAAAGCACGGTGGTTGCCAAAACATCTGAGGCGAAGAGAAGGGAAGGTCGCAAACAGATGTGTTCTGGCGTTACCGTACTTGATTTTGATCACAGTTATCATCAGCAAGCTCATTTGCAAAATCCAGCCTATGAGTGGCTTGACTTATCAGATATTCCGGGCACAAAACGGTATTGTGCCGCCGAATCGTTGTCTGTCATCCGTCAAAGGTTAAGGAAACGAAAAAAACGAGGCGTGACATTAATCGGGAGCGGGAATTATCATTACGTGACTTATTTGCTTTTGTCTGAAATGAAAATGCCGTTTTCATTGGTATTGTTTGATCATCACACCGATATGATGGAACCGCTTGGCGCGACGGTCGTGTCCTGCGGTTCGTGGGTTTTAAAGGCCGTGGAAGAACTTCCCTTGCTTAAGAAGGTCGTCATCATTGGCGCAAGACATGGAACAAAGTGGAAGATCCCGTTTCATCTGAAACGAAAAATTTCGATTCTCGAAAATGTGCCTCCAGGAACGGCGGAAACCCTCGTGCGTTCCATCGTTTCGTTGCTCCCGACCAATGTTGTCTACATCAGCATTGACAAGGATGTGCTGGATCGGACCGAGGTGGTAACGGACTGGGAACAAGGAACGATGAAGCTTCAAGTACTGATCGGCTTGCTCCGTGGCATCGCGAAATACCGGGAGATCTGTGGAATCGATATATGTGGGGAGTATCCGGTTTCTCCGGTTGCGATGTTTCGCCCGGAATACAGGGGCGCAGTGCGGAAAAATGCACGAGCCAATCAGGTGTTGTTGGATACGATCCATACATTAAAGATTAAAGATTAGATCATTATCGCTATCTTCTTGATCTTGATCGTCTTTATTCAAC is drawn from Bacillus thermozeamaize and contains these coding sequences:
- the arsM gene encoding arsenite S-adenosylmethyltransferase (in Rhodopseudomonas palustris this protein confers resistance to arsenite; catalyzes the formation of a number of methylated intermediates from arsenite and SAM producing trimethylarsine); the protein is MNQINSDQIRQNVRRHYRQIALQDVNAGSCCTTTAGCCGTSVEVSAKLGYTDEELSAVPAGANLGLGCGNPQAIADLKPGEVVLDLGSGGGLDCFLAARQVGATGRVIGVDMTPEMISKARELAIRGGFTNTEFRLGEIEHLPVADNSVDVIISNCVINLSPDKLQVFREAFRVLKPGGRLAITDVVRTAEFPDEIQNDLEALYPGCIAGAAFIGELEWMLQQSGFTRIVVEPKDESKAFIKDWLPGVNIEDYLVSAIITAIKPCTASTG
- a CDS encoding TetR family transcriptional regulator, which produces MPKIVDHEAKRKQLGEAVWRIIRREGLEGVSVRSVAKEAGMSLGALRYYFSSQNDLLAFSLKMVGERIKKRIENLSMTGDIRKDIETIIGETLPLDEERITEAIIWLAFIGKSLADPTLGVLAAEAQKELYALYKKLTDALIRCGLVPPETNAELEAIRLHALIDGLVIHALIDPRTVTPETIRRTIAYHLNSIMQKHTDHRADTNGATSP